The Symphalangus syndactylus isolate Jambi chromosome 11, NHGRI_mSymSyn1-v2.1_pri, whole genome shotgun sequence genome contains a region encoding:
- the HAS3 gene encoding hyaluronan synthase 3 isoform X1, which translates to MPVQLTTALRVVGTSLFALAVLGGILAAYVTGYQFIHTEKHYLSFGLYGAILGLHLLIQSLFAFLEHRRMRRAGQALKLPSPRRGSVALCIAAYQEDPDYLRKCLRSAQRISFPDLKVVMVVDGNRQEDAYMLDIFHEVLGGTEQAGFFVWRSNFHEAGEGETEASLREGMDRVRDVVRASTFSCIMQKWGGKREVMYTAFKALGDSVDYIQVCDSDTVLDPACTIEMLRVLEEDPQVGGVGGDVQILNKYDSWISFLSSVRYWMAFNVERACQSYFGCVQCISGPLGMYRNSLLQQFLEDWYHQKFLGSKCSFGDDRHLTNRVLSLGYRTKYTARSKCLTETPTKYLRWLNQQTRWSKSYFREWLYNSLWFHKHHLWMTYESVVTGFFPFFLIATVIQLFYRGRIWNILLFLLTVQLVGIIKATYACFLRGNAEMIFMSLYSLLYMSSLLPAKIFAIATINKSGWGTSGRKTIVVNFIGLIPVSIWVAVLLGGLAYTAYCQDLFSETELAFLVSGAILYGCYWVALLMLYLAIIARRCGKKPEQYSLAFAEV; encoded by the exons ATGCCGGTGCAGCTGACGACAGCCCTGCGTGTGGTGGGCACCAGCCTGTTTGCCCTGGCAGTGCTGGGTGGCATCCTCGCAGCCTATGTGACGGGCTACCAGTTCATCCACACAGAAAAGCACTACCTGTCCTTCGGCCTGTATGGCGCCATCCTGGGCCTGCACCTGCTCATTCAGAGCCTGTTTGCCTTCCTGGAGCACCGGCGCATGCGGCGTGCTGGCCAAGCCCTGAAGCTGCCCTCCCCGCGGCGGGGCTCGGTGGCACTGTGCATTGCCGCATACCAGGAGGACCCTGACTACTTGCGCAAGTGCCTGCGCTCGGCCCAGCGCATCTCCTTCCCTGACCTCAAGGTGGTCATGGTGGTGGATGGCAACCGCCAGGAGGACGCCTACATGCTGGACATCTTCCATGAGGTGCTGGGTGGCACCGAGCAGGCCGGCTTCTTTGTGTGGCGCAGCAACTTCCATGAGGCAGGCGAGGGTGAGACGGAGGCCAGCCTGCGGGAGGGCATGGACCGTGTGCGGGACGTGGTGCGGGCCAGCACCTTCTCGTGCATCATGCAGAAGTGGGGAGGCAAGCGCGAGGTCATGTACACGGCCTTCAAGGCCCTCGGCGATTCGGTGGACTACATCCAG GTGTGCGACTCTGACACTGTGCTGGATCCAGCCTGCACCATCGAGATGCTTCGAGTCCTGGAGGAGGATCCCCAAGTAGGGGGAGTCGGGGGAGATGTCCAA ATCCTCAACAAGTACGACTCATGGATTTCCTTCCTGAGCAGCGTGCGGTACTGGATGGCCTTCAACGTGGAGCGGGCCTGCCAGTCCTACTTTGGCTGTGTGCAGTGTATTAGCGGGCCCTTGGGCATGTACCGCAACAGCCTCCTCCAGCAGTTCCTGGAGGACTGGTACCATCAGAAGTTCCTAGGCAGCAAGTGCAGCTTCGGGGATGACCGGCACCTCACCAACCGAGTCCTGAGCCTTGGCTACCGAACTAAGTATACCGCACGCTCCAAGTGCCTCACAGAGACCCCCACTAAGTACCTCCGGTGGCTCAACCAGCAAACCCGCTGGAGCAAGTCTTACTTCCGGGAGTGGCTCTACAACTCTCTGTGGTTCCATAAGCACCACCTCTGGATGACCTACGAGTCAGTGGTCACGGgtttcttccccttcttcctcatTGCCACGGTTATACAGCTTTTCTACCGGGGCCGCATCTGGAACATTCTCCTCTTCCTGCTGACGGTGCAGCTGGTGGGCATTATCAAGGCCACCTACGCCTGCTTCCTTCGGGGCAATGCAGAGATGATCTTCATGTCCCTCTACTCCCTCCTCTATATGTCCAGCCTTCTGCCAGCCAAGATCTTTGCCATTGCTACCATCAACAAGTCTGGCTGGGGCACCTCTGGCCGAAAAACCATTGTGGTGAACTTCATCGGCCTCATCCCTGTGTCCATCTGGGTGGCAGTTCTCCTGGGAGGGCTGGCCTACACAGCTTATTGCCAGGACCTGTTCAGTGAGACGGAGCTAGCCTTCCTTGTCTCTGGGGCTATACTGTATGGCTGCTACTGGGTGGCCCTCCTCATGCTGTATCTGGCCATCATCGCCCGACGATGTGGGAAGAAGCCGGAGCAGTATAGCTTGGCTTTTGCTGAGGTGTGA
- the CHTF8 gene encoding chromosome transmission fidelity protein 8 homolog, with protein sequence MVQIVISSARAGGLAEWVLMELQGEIEARYSTGLAGNLLGDLHYTTEGIPVLIVGHHILYGKIIHLEKPFAVLVKHTPGDQDCDELGRETGTRYLVTALIKDKILFKTRPKPIITNVPKKV encoded by the exons ATGGTGCAAATAGTTATTTCTAG TGCGAGGGCTGGAGGCCTGGCAGAATGGGTGCTGATGGAGCTACAGGGGGAGATCGAGGCTCGCTACAGCACTGGATTAGCTGGAAACCTCCTGGGAGACCTACATTACACCACTGAG GGAATCCCTGTGCTGATCGTGGGGCATCATATCCTGTATGGGAAAATCATCCACCTGGAGAAACCTTTTGCAGTCCTTGTCAAACACACTCCTGGGGATCAGGACTGTGATGAGCTTGGCCGCGAGACTGGCACCCGGTACCTGGTGACAGCACTCATCAAAGACAAGATCCTTTTCAAAACCCGCCCCAAGCCCATTATCACCAACGTCCCCAAGAAAGTATGA
- the HAS3 gene encoding hyaluronan synthase 3 isoform X3 gives MPVQLTTALRVVGTSLFALAVLGGILAAYVTGYQFIHTEKHYLSFGLYGAILGLHLLIQSLFAFLEHRRMRRAGQALKLPSPRRGSVALCIAAYQEDPDYLRKCLRSAQRISFPDLKVVMVVDGNRQEDAYMLDIFHEVLGGTEQAGFFVWRSNFHEAGEGETEASLREGMDRVRDVVRASTFSCIMQKWGGKREVMYTAFKALGDSVDYIQVCDSDTVLDPACTIEMLRVLEEDPQVGGVGGDVQPPGKGMAVEDDQVQAAQVRAMEAWSVHQRHVSREQ, from the exons ATGCCGGTGCAGCTGACGACAGCCCTGCGTGTGGTGGGCACCAGCCTGTTTGCCCTGGCAGTGCTGGGTGGCATCCTCGCAGCCTATGTGACGGGCTACCAGTTCATCCACACAGAAAAGCACTACCTGTCCTTCGGCCTGTATGGCGCCATCCTGGGCCTGCACCTGCTCATTCAGAGCCTGTTTGCCTTCCTGGAGCACCGGCGCATGCGGCGTGCTGGCCAAGCCCTGAAGCTGCCCTCCCCGCGGCGGGGCTCGGTGGCACTGTGCATTGCCGCATACCAGGAGGACCCTGACTACTTGCGCAAGTGCCTGCGCTCGGCCCAGCGCATCTCCTTCCCTGACCTCAAGGTGGTCATGGTGGTGGATGGCAACCGCCAGGAGGACGCCTACATGCTGGACATCTTCCATGAGGTGCTGGGTGGCACCGAGCAGGCCGGCTTCTTTGTGTGGCGCAGCAACTTCCATGAGGCAGGCGAGGGTGAGACGGAGGCCAGCCTGCGGGAGGGCATGGACCGTGTGCGGGACGTGGTGCGGGCCAGCACCTTCTCGTGCATCATGCAGAAGTGGGGAGGCAAGCGCGAGGTCATGTACACGGCCTTCAAGGCCCTCGGCGATTCGGTGGACTACATCCAG GTGTGCGACTCTGACACTGTGCTGGATCCAGCCTGCACCATCGAGATGCTTCGAGTCCTGGAGGAGGATCCCCAAGTAGGGGGAGTCGGGGGAGATGTCCAA CCCCCAGGGAAAGGCATGGCAGTAGAAGATGACCAGGTCCAAGCTGCCCAGGTCAGAGCTATGGAAGCATGGTCCGTTCACCAACGCCACGTTTCTAGAGAGCAGTGA
- the HAS3 gene encoding hyaluronan synthase 3 isoform X2 has translation MRSVASAFAAALTWWAPPPALHRDGAPAPRLPGWPWRPLPLPRAQAGRQGGPAAPLQHMPVQLTTALRVVGTSLFALAVLGGILAAYVTGYQFIHTEKHYLSFGLYGAILGLHLLIQSLFAFLEHRRMRRAGQALKLPSPRRGSVALCIAAYQEDPDYLRKCLRSAQRISFPDLKVVMVVDGNRQEDAYMLDIFHEVLGGTEQAGFFVWRSNFHEAGEGETEASLREGMDRVRDVVRASTFSCIMQKWGGKREVMYTAFKALGDSVDYIQVCDSDTVLDPACTIEMLRVLEEDPQVGGVGGDVQILNKYDSWISFLSSVRYWMAFNVERACQSYFGCVQCISGPLGMYRNSLLQQFLEDWYHQKFLGSKCSFGDDRHLTNRVLSLGYRTKYTARSKCLTETPTKYLRWLNQQTRWSKSYFREWLYNSLWFHKHHLWMTYESVVTGFFPFFLIATVIQLFYRGRIWNILLFLLTVQLVGIIKATYACFLRGNAEMIFMSLYSLLYMSSLLPAKIFAIATINKSGWGTSGRKTIVVNFIGLIPVSIWVAVLLGGLAYTAYCQDLFSETELAFLVSGAILYGCYWVALLMLYLAIIARRCGKKPEQYSLAFAEV, from the exons ATGAGAAGCGTGGCGAGTGCGTTCGCGGCTGCTTTGACCTGGTGGGCGCCGCCTCCGGCACTGCACCGAGACGGGGCGCCAGCGCCCAGGTTGCCGGGCTGGCCTTGGCGCCCCCTTCCCCTACCCAGAgcgcaggcaggcaggcaggggggTCCCGCCGCACCCCTTCAGCAT ATGCCGGTGCAGCTGACGACAGCCCTGCGTGTGGTGGGCACCAGCCTGTTTGCCCTGGCAGTGCTGGGTGGCATCCTCGCAGCCTATGTGACGGGCTACCAGTTCATCCACACAGAAAAGCACTACCTGTCCTTCGGCCTGTATGGCGCCATCCTGGGCCTGCACCTGCTCATTCAGAGCCTGTTTGCCTTCCTGGAGCACCGGCGCATGCGGCGTGCTGGCCAAGCCCTGAAGCTGCCCTCCCCGCGGCGGGGCTCGGTGGCACTGTGCATTGCCGCATACCAGGAGGACCCTGACTACTTGCGCAAGTGCCTGCGCTCGGCCCAGCGCATCTCCTTCCCTGACCTCAAGGTGGTCATGGTGGTGGATGGCAACCGCCAGGAGGACGCCTACATGCTGGACATCTTCCATGAGGTGCTGGGTGGCACCGAGCAGGCCGGCTTCTTTGTGTGGCGCAGCAACTTCCATGAGGCAGGCGAGGGTGAGACGGAGGCCAGCCTGCGGGAGGGCATGGACCGTGTGCGGGACGTGGTGCGGGCCAGCACCTTCTCGTGCATCATGCAGAAGTGGGGAGGCAAGCGCGAGGTCATGTACACGGCCTTCAAGGCCCTCGGCGATTCGGTGGACTACATCCAG GTGTGCGACTCTGACACTGTGCTGGATCCAGCCTGCACCATCGAGATGCTTCGAGTCCTGGAGGAGGATCCCCAAGTAGGGGGAGTCGGGGGAGATGTCCAA ATCCTCAACAAGTACGACTCATGGATTTCCTTCCTGAGCAGCGTGCGGTACTGGATGGCCTTCAACGTGGAGCGGGCCTGCCAGTCCTACTTTGGCTGTGTGCAGTGTATTAGCGGGCCCTTGGGCATGTACCGCAACAGCCTCCTCCAGCAGTTCCTGGAGGACTGGTACCATCAGAAGTTCCTAGGCAGCAAGTGCAGCTTCGGGGATGACCGGCACCTCACCAACCGAGTCCTGAGCCTTGGCTACCGAACTAAGTATACCGCACGCTCCAAGTGCCTCACAGAGACCCCCACTAAGTACCTCCGGTGGCTCAACCAGCAAACCCGCTGGAGCAAGTCTTACTTCCGGGAGTGGCTCTACAACTCTCTGTGGTTCCATAAGCACCACCTCTGGATGACCTACGAGTCAGTGGTCACGGgtttcttccccttcttcctcatTGCCACGGTTATACAGCTTTTCTACCGGGGCCGCATCTGGAACATTCTCCTCTTCCTGCTGACGGTGCAGCTGGTGGGCATTATCAAGGCCACCTACGCCTGCTTCCTTCGGGGCAATGCAGAGATGATCTTCATGTCCCTCTACTCCCTCCTCTATATGTCCAGCCTTCTGCCAGCCAAGATCTTTGCCATTGCTACCATCAACAAGTCTGGCTGGGGCACCTCTGGCCGAAAAACCATTGTGGTGAACTTCATCGGCCTCATCCCTGTGTCCATCTGGGTGGCAGTTCTCCTGGGAGGGCTGGCCTACACAGCTTATTGCCAGGACCTGTTCAGTGAGACGGAGCTAGCCTTCCTTGTCTCTGGGGCTATACTGTATGGCTGCTACTGGGTGGCCCTCCTCATGCTGTATCTGGCCATCATCGCCCGACGATGTGGGAAGAAGCCGGAGCAGTATAGCTTGGCTTTTGCTGAGGTGTGA
- the DERPC gene encoding decreased expression in renal and prostate cancer protein → MKEPRIFPRERPTPWTRAPLPPRGRLDGSLGPQGGPVLNTGHPLGVNSDPFLMAAGSLGGNLTPFPRNPSPFPASSGSLASNPAPFPAGARDPSMASFPRGMNPTGTGIHWPAGPSSHVVPCSPLENQLTAL, encoded by the exons ATGAAAGAACCTCGGATTTTCCCTAGAGAGCGGCCAACTCCTTGGACTCGTGCTCCGCTGCCACCTCGAGGACGGCTCGACGGTTCCCTGGGACCACAGGGGGGTCCTGTTCTGAACACAGGCCACCCACTGGGTGTGAACTCGGATCCCTTCCTTATGGCGGCTGGTTCTCTTGGTGGAAATCTGACCCCATTTCCAAGGAACCCATCtccttttccagcttcatcaGGCTCATTGGCTTCAAATCCAGCACCTTTCCCGGCTGGTGCTCGTGACCCAAGTATGGCTTCTTTTCCAAGAGGGATGAATCCCACTGGCACAG GGATACATTGGCCTGCAGGTCCCAGTTCACATGTAGTCCCCTGCTCACCATTGGAGAATCAGCTCACTGCTCTCTAG
- the HAS3 gene encoding hyaluronan synthase 3 isoform X4, protein MRSVASAFAAALTWWAPPPALHRDGAPAPRLPGWPWRPLPLPRAQAGRQGGPAAPLQHMPVQLTTALRVVGTSLFALAVLGGILAAYVTGYQFIHTEKHYLSFGLYGAILGLHLLIQSLFAFLEHRRMRRAGQALKLPSPRRGSVALCIAAYQEDPDYLRKCLRSAQRISFPDLKVVMVVDGNRQEDAYMLDIFHEVLGGTEQAGFFVWRSNFHEAGEGETEASLREGMDRVRDVVRASTFSCIMQKWGGKREVMYTAFKALGDSVDYIQVCDSDTVLDPACTIEMLRVLEEDPQVGGVGGDVQPPGKGMAVEDDQVQAAQVRAMEAWSVHQRHVSREQ, encoded by the exons ATGAGAAGCGTGGCGAGTGCGTTCGCGGCTGCTTTGACCTGGTGGGCGCCGCCTCCGGCACTGCACCGAGACGGGGCGCCAGCGCCCAGGTTGCCGGGCTGGCCTTGGCGCCCCCTTCCCCTACCCAGAgcgcaggcaggcaggcaggggggTCCCGCCGCACCCCTTCAGCAT ATGCCGGTGCAGCTGACGACAGCCCTGCGTGTGGTGGGCACCAGCCTGTTTGCCCTGGCAGTGCTGGGTGGCATCCTCGCAGCCTATGTGACGGGCTACCAGTTCATCCACACAGAAAAGCACTACCTGTCCTTCGGCCTGTATGGCGCCATCCTGGGCCTGCACCTGCTCATTCAGAGCCTGTTTGCCTTCCTGGAGCACCGGCGCATGCGGCGTGCTGGCCAAGCCCTGAAGCTGCCCTCCCCGCGGCGGGGCTCGGTGGCACTGTGCATTGCCGCATACCAGGAGGACCCTGACTACTTGCGCAAGTGCCTGCGCTCGGCCCAGCGCATCTCCTTCCCTGACCTCAAGGTGGTCATGGTGGTGGATGGCAACCGCCAGGAGGACGCCTACATGCTGGACATCTTCCATGAGGTGCTGGGTGGCACCGAGCAGGCCGGCTTCTTTGTGTGGCGCAGCAACTTCCATGAGGCAGGCGAGGGTGAGACGGAGGCCAGCCTGCGGGAGGGCATGGACCGTGTGCGGGACGTGGTGCGGGCCAGCACCTTCTCGTGCATCATGCAGAAGTGGGGAGGCAAGCGCGAGGTCATGTACACGGCCTTCAAGGCCCTCGGCGATTCGGTGGACTACATCCAG GTGTGCGACTCTGACACTGTGCTGGATCCAGCCTGCACCATCGAGATGCTTCGAGTCCTGGAGGAGGATCCCCAAGTAGGGGGAGTCGGGGGAGATGTCCAA CCCCCAGGGAAAGGCATGGCAGTAGAAGATGACCAGGTCCAAGCTGCCCAGGTCAGAGCTATGGAAGCATGGTCCGTTCACCAACGCCACGTTTCTAGAGAGCAGTGA